Genomic window (uncultured Hyphomonas sp.):
GGGCTTCGGGCGCTTTTACGCGAACGATTTCGGCGTCACCGCTCTCCGGCACCGATTGGTTTTCCGTTGCGACGATCACTTGCCGCACAATCGGTGTGCCCGGCGTGCGCGCATCGAGCGAGCCCGCATAAACATTGTCTGTCGTGGCGGCGAACACCGACAGGGACGCATAGTCCGGCCAGGCCGGAGCGGTGAGTTCGACCGGCCCGCCTGACAGGTCGATCAGGCAGATGGCGTAGGCCAGGTCCGGCGCGGGGCGCACGACGGTTTGCGTTTCCGGGCTGGTGCGTGGGGTCATCCGCCAGGCATTCTCTGTCAGTCCGCGTTCCATCATCCGGTCACGGACTTTAGACATGATCTTGCCGGGCAGGGCATTGAGCACGACGAAATGCGCCAGGGCAAATGTGACGAGGAAGGCGGCAAGACCGGTCAGGAAGCTTTTCATGATCCTTGCCCTCCGCAGGAGACGCGTTCGATCTTCGGCGCGGGCAGGG
Coding sequences:
- a CDS encoding DUF1254 domain-containing protein translates to MKSFLTGLAAFLVTFALAHFVVLNALPGKIMSKVRDRMMERGLTENAWRMTPRTSPETQTVVRPAPDLAYAICLIDLSGGPVELTAPAWPDYASLSVFAATTDNVYAGSLDARTPGTPIVRQVIVATENQSVPESGDAEIVRVKAPEALALIRRLAPTQDAYDAAAALIPESSCKPL